Proteins encoded together in one Anaerotignum propionicum DSM 1682 window:
- the rsxE gene encoding electron transport complex subunit RsxE translates to MANPLKLIKNGLIDENPTFVQVIGMCPTLAVTSSAINGIGMGLSTAAVLIFANLFISLLRKIIPDKVRIPCFIVVIATFVTIIEFLLKAYLPALNASLGLYIPLIVVNCLILARAEAFAFKNGPVSAIFDGIGMGLGFTVALGVLGLVREFIGAGTLFDYTVLPAAFPRTLLFVMAPGAFFTLGCLMAALNHFRNKKKA, encoded by the coding sequence ATGGCTAACCCATTGAAATTAATTAAAAATGGTTTGATTGACGAAAACCCTACCTTTGTGCAGGTTATCGGTATGTGTCCTACTTTGGCTGTAACTAGCTCTGCTATTAACGGTATCGGTATGGGTCTTTCCACTGCAGCGGTTTTGATTTTCGCAAACCTTTTTATCTCTCTGTTGAGAAAGATTATTCCCGATAAAGTTAGAATTCCATGCTTTATCGTAGTTATCGCTACATTCGTTACAATCATTGAGTTCTTACTGAAAGCTTACCTTCCTGCCCTTAACGCATCCTTGGGTCTCTATATCCCTCTGATCGTAGTTAACTGCCTCATCTTGGCAAGAGCAGAAGCATTTGCTTTCAAAAATGGTCCGGTTTCCGCTATCTTTGATGGTATCGGTATGGGTCTTGGTTTCACAGTTGCTTTAGGTGTTTTGGGCTTGGTTCGTGAATTCATCGGTGCAGGCACATTATTTGATTACACTGTACTTCCCGCAGCATTCCCCAGAACATTACTGTTCGTTATGGCTCCCGGTGCTTTCTTTACATTGGGCTGTCTGATGGCTGCTTTAAATCATTTCAGAAACAAGAAAAAAGCTTGA
- a CDS encoding RnfABCDGE type electron transport complex subunit G, with protein MNGKEIIRPAIVLLIIAGVAAAALGAVQSITAEPIRLQEEQTRAASMKAVMPDASSFEQIEDAELTGSLTAVYKADNGGFVITTEPGGFGGAVNTMVGIDADGVITGLRVTKHAETPGLGAKSTDPSFYEQFTGMSGTLAVTKDGGEVVPITSSTITSRAVTSGANDALEWFAANGGAY; from the coding sequence ATGAACGGAAAAGAGATCATAAGACCTGCTATAGTATTGCTGATTATCGCCGGCGTTGCAGCGGCAGCTTTGGGTGCGGTTCAGTCCATTACTGCAGAACCCATCAGATTGCAGGAAGAACAAACAAGAGCAGCTTCCATGAAGGCAGTTATGCCCGATGCAAGCTCTTTTGAGCAAATTGAAGATGCAGAATTAACAGGTTCCTTGACTGCTGTATATAAAGCAGACAACGGCGGCTTTGTTATCACTACTGAGCCTGGCGGCTTTGGCGGTGCTGTAAATACAATGGTTGGTATTGATGCAGACGGCGTAATCACCGGTCTGCGTGTTACAAAACATGCCGAAACACCCGGTTTAGGTGCAAAATCAACCGATCCTTCCTTCTATGAGCAGTTTACAGGTATGTCCGGTACACTAGCTGTAACAAAGGATGGCGGCGAAGTTGTTCCTATTACTAGCTCCACAATCACTTCCAGAGCCGTTACAAGCGGTGCAAATGACGCTTTGGAATGGTTTGCTGCGAACGGAGGTGCTTATTAA
- the rsxA gene encoding electron transport complex subunit RsxA — MNLVLLVLAGIFVNNYVLSQFLGICPFLGVSRKIETAVGMGVAVIFVMSLAAAAAWLVYALILVPLNITYLYNIAFILVIASLVQFVEMFLKKAAPALYQALGVFLPLITTNCAVLGVAVLNMQKNYNFIESVLNGFGGATGFALAIVLFAGIRERIADNDTPKAFDGFPLALLTAGLMSIAFLGFSGLIKL; from the coding sequence ATGAATCTAGTATTATTAGTTTTAGCCGGGATTTTCGTAAACAACTACGTATTATCTCAATTCTTAGGTATCTGCCCCTTCCTCGGTGTTTCTAGAAAAATTGAAACAGCAGTAGGCATGGGTGTAGCCGTTATCTTCGTTATGTCCTTGGCAGCAGCAGCAGCATGGCTTGTTTATGCCCTGATTTTGGTGCCTTTGAACATCACATATTTGTATAACATTGCGTTCATTTTGGTTATCGCATCCTTAGTACAGTTCGTTGAAATGTTCTTAAAGAAAGCTGCACCTGCGCTGTATCAAGCACTGGGCGTATTCCTTCCTTTGATTACAACAAACTGTGCAGTATTGGGTGTTGCCGTTTTGAACATGCAGAAGAATTATAACTTCATCGAATCCGTATTAAACGGTTTTGGTGGTGCAACAGGCTTCGCTTTGGCGATTGTTCTGTTTGCAGGTATTCGTGAAAGAATCGCAGACAATGATACACCGAAGGCCTTTGATGGATTCCCTTTGGCACTGCTTACAGCAGGCCTTATGTCCATTGCATTCTTAGGCTTCTCCGGCTTGATCAAACTTTAA
- a CDS encoding RnfABCDGE type electron transport complex subunit D: MANFVVSGTPHVRSKESIQSIMRDVIIALVPASVMGIYYFGLRALMLMVAAIVSAVFFEWLYQKLMKKPITISDLSAVVTGLLLAMNLPAAAPVWVAIVGSAFAIIFAKQLFGGLGQNFINPALAGRAFLLASYPTEMTSWTSSGNFGVDAVAVATPLAQLKGGVMPDASFTDVLVGNVGGCLGETCAIALIIGGVYLIAKHVINWKVPVIYIATVFVLTALIGRKGLRVPVYEIFAGGLMLGAFFMATDYASSPVTSRGQIIFALGCGLLTTLIRIFGGYPEGVSYSILIMNLTVPLIERLTEPTIFGALPKVKEAKKA; encoded by the coding sequence ATGGCTAATTTTGTAGTATCCGGTACCCCTCACGTACGTTCTAAGGAATCTATCCAGAGCATCATGCGTGATGTAATCATTGCTTTGGTTCCTGCTTCCGTGATGGGCATTTATTATTTCGGTTTGAGAGCACTGATGCTGATGGTTGCTGCCATTGTATCTGCTGTTTTCTTTGAATGGCTTTATCAAAAATTAATGAAAAAACCCATTACAATCAGCGATTTGAGTGCTGTTGTAACAGGTTTACTTTTGGCAATGAACTTACCCGCAGCTGCACCTGTTTGGGTTGCTATTGTTGGTAGTGCATTTGCAATTATCTTTGCAAAACAGCTTTTCGGTGGTTTGGGGCAGAACTTTATTAACCCTGCCCTTGCCGGCAGAGCTTTCTTATTGGCATCCTACCCTACCGAAATGACCTCTTGGACATCCTCCGGTAACTTCGGTGTAGATGCTGTTGCAGTTGCAACACCTTTAGCGCAGCTGAAGGGCGGCGTAATGCCCGATGCAAGCTTTACAGATGTATTGGTTGGTAACGTAGGCGGCTGTCTGGGTGAAACCTGTGCCATCGCTTTGATTATCGGTGGTGTTTATCTGATTGCAAAGCATGTAATCAACTGGAAAGTTCCTGTAATTTATATCGCAACCGTTTTTGTTCTGACCGCATTAATCGGCAGAAAAGGTCTGCGTGTTCCTGTTTACGAAATTTTTGCAGGCGGTTTGATGTTAGGTGCATTCTTTATGGCAACCGATTATGCATCCTCTCCTGTAACATCTAGGGGACAGATTATATTCGCCCTTGGCTGTGGTTTGTTGACAACATTAATCAGAATTTTTGGCGGTTACCCTGAAGGTGTATCCTACTCGATCCTGATTATGAACCTTACTGTGCCCCTGATTGAAAGACTTACAGAGCCTACTATCTTTGGTGCACTGCCTAAAGTAAAGGAGGCGAAAAAAGCATGA